In one window of Armatimonadota bacterium DNA:
- a CDS encoding glycoside hydrolase family 130 protein, translating into MIPGVERFPDNPLISPGQVAPSREGWEVVSTLNAGAVSFAGEVLLLVRVAERPICDDPDELVAPMLDCAADPPEMRVLRIRRNDPDVVCDDPRVLICRGQTYLTSISHLRIARSHDGRHFTVDDEPALAPNAWYEAFGIEDPRITEIERRYLITHTAVSEHGIASALASTRDFRILERHGLIFPPENRNVTIFPERLNGRYACYHRPVGRHIATMDMWAAYSPDLQHWGGHARVIGSRPGRWDSQRVGAGTVPIRTERGWLAIYHGADDSQRYSLGAVLCDLERPEVVLARSAEPLLSPEAPYEVAGFFGNVVFTCGAVLQGDDLLVYYGAADQFVCGAALSLAELIESLEASSTA; encoded by the coding sequence ATGATTCCGGGCGTTGAACGATTCCCGGATAACCCGCTCATCTCGCCGGGGCAGGTCGCGCCCTCGCGCGAGGGGTGGGAGGTGGTCTCGACCCTCAACGCGGGGGCCGTCTCTTTTGCGGGAGAAGTCCTCCTGCTCGTCCGAGTGGCGGAACGCCCGATTTGCGACGACCCCGACGAGTTGGTCGCGCCGATGTTGGACTGCGCGGCCGATCCTCCGGAGATGCGAGTGCTCCGCATCCGCCGCAACGATCCCGACGTGGTTTGCGACGATCCCAGGGTATTGATCTGCCGCGGCCAGACATATCTGACCTCCATCTCGCACCTGCGCATAGCGAGAAGCCACGACGGGCGTCACTTCACAGTGGATGACGAGCCGGCCCTCGCGCCGAACGCTTGGTACGAAGCCTTCGGCATCGAGGACCCGCGGATCACGGAGATCGAGAGGCGTTACCTCATCACCCACACCGCAGTCAGCGAGCACGGCATCGCCAGCGCGCTGGCGTCCACGCGCGACTTCAGGATCCTCGAGCGGCACGGCTTGATCTTCCCACCCGAGAATCGCAACGTGACCATCTTCCCGGAGAGGCTGAACGGCCGTTATGCCTGCTATCACCGGCCCGTCGGCCGTCATATCGCGACGATGGACATGTGGGCGGCTTACTCGCCTGACCTGCAGCACTGGGGCGGGCACGCCAGGGTCATCGGGAGCCGGCCCGGGCGGTGGGATTCGCAACGCGTCGGCGCGGGGACGGTGCCGATCCGCACCGAACGGGGTTGGCTGGCGATCTACCACGGCGCGGACGACTCGCAGCGCTACTCGCTGGGCGCCGTTCTGTGCGACCTCGAACGCCCGGAGGTCGTCCTCGCGCGCTCCGCCGAGCCGCTGCTCAGCCCGGAGGCGCCCTACGAAGTCGCGGGCTTCTTCGGCAACGTCGTCTTCACGTGCGGCGCGGTGCTCCAGGGCGACGACTTGCTCGTCTACTACGGCGCGGCGGACCAGTTCGTCTGCGGCGCCGCTCTGTCGCTGGCGGAGCTGATCGAGAGCCTGGAAGCGTCCTCGACGGCTTGA
- the mutY gene encoding A/G-specific adenine glycosylase, translating to MRTRGLRPEDLSPPLLAWFDRARRDLPWRRTRDPYRIWVAEVMLQQTQVERVIPYYHRLVEAFPSIRALAAGSLDDLLRVWAGLGYYARARNLHSACRLAVEKHAGRFPDCYADAMALPGVGEYIAGAVLSIAYGHKLPAIDANARRVLSRVLLERGDGSARSRRRIESVARAAMPADRPGDYNQAMMELGALICLPRRPRCGDCCVASCCAAKLAGRQREVPAVRRRGTRRGRVTVGVVWRRGRILIAQRPPHGLWGGLWEFPNAELDREHDAQAALEHLLARDFGITAAVGGIVAALTYGIMNRQLDLTAYSCTGVSGRTKARRHAHARWVRPQELALYALPAPHGRIATVVAEAAVG from the coding sequence ATGAGAACGCGCGGGCTTCGACCTGAAGATCTCTCGCCGCCGCTGCTCGCGTGGTTCGACCGCGCGCGGCGCGATCTCCCTTGGCGGCGGACACGCGATCCCTATCGCATCTGGGTGGCTGAGGTCATGCTCCAGCAGACCCAGGTCGAGCGGGTGATTCCGTATTACCACCGCCTGGTTGAGGCGTTCCCGAGCATCCGCGCGCTCGCCGCAGGGTCGCTGGATGATTTGCTCCGCGTGTGGGCCGGGCTGGGGTACTACGCGCGCGCGCGCAACCTTCACTCCGCGTGTCGGCTCGCAGTGGAGAAACACGCGGGGCGATTCCCTGACTGTTACGCGGACGCTATGGCTTTGCCCGGGGTCGGCGAGTACATTGCAGGCGCAGTCCTCAGCATCGCTTATGGGCACAAGCTCCCTGCGATTGACGCAAACGCCCGGCGCGTCCTGTCGCGCGTCCTTCTCGAACGCGGCGACGGGTCCGCACGGTCGCGGAGGCGAATCGAGTCCGTCGCTCGCGCAGCGATGCCCGCGGATCGCCCCGGAGACTATAACCAGGCCATGATGGAGCTGGGGGCGCTGATCTGTCTACCCAGGCGGCCGCGCTGCGGCGATTGCTGCGTGGCTAGCTGCTGCGCGGCGAAACTCGCGGGGCGGCAGCGCGAGGTGCCCGCGGTGCGGCGACGGGGCACGCGACGCGGGCGCGTCACGGTCGGCGTGGTGTGGCGTCGAGGGCGAATCCTGATCGCGCAGCGACCACCGCACGGTCTCTGGGGCGGCTTGTGGGAGTTCCCGAACGCAGAACTCGATCGCGAGCACGACGCGCAAGCGGCTCTCGAGCACCTGCTGGCACGAGACTTCGGGATCACTGCGGCGGTCGGCGGGATCGTCGCGGCGCTGACCTACGGGATCATGAACCGGCAGCTCGATCTAACCGCTTACTCATGCACCGGGGTAAGCGGGCGGACGAAGGCGCGACGCCACGCGCATGCGCGGTGGGTCAGGCCGCAGGAGCTTGCGCTCTACGCGCTGCCCGCCCCGCACGGGCGAATTGCGACCGTCGTGGCGGAAGCCGCTGTCGGCTAG
- a CDS encoding ankyrin repeat domain-containing protein, protein MTRRGLVFALFIGIAVVVAGCGSPRSAARAKLKQMGVAYSQESFIEQAAQGNLAAVQLFLEAGMDPDTRAGEVGRTVLGAATEGGHADVVRALLEAGADANQKDWLGRTPLIIVAETDHADLVPMLVGAGADLDVEYADYPLLTYAVTYGYADVVRALIEAGADVNVKDRAGGTPLHSTRSPAMVRILIEAGADINAKNIRGLTRLWLATFTGEDEIAQILREAGAEE, encoded by the coding sequence ATGACGCGACGCGGACTCGTCTTCGCCTTATTCATCGGAATCGCAGTGGTCGTTGCCGGCTGCGGTTCTCCCCGGAGCGCGGCCCGGGCGAAACTGAAGCAGATGGGGGTCGCGTACAGCCAGGAGTCGTTCATTGAGCAAGCGGCGCAAGGCAACCTCGCGGCGGTCCAGCTCTTCCTCGAAGCCGGCATGGATCCGGATACTCGGGCTGGCGAGGTCGGGCGAACCGTTCTGGGCGCGGCGACCGAAGGCGGCCACGCCGATGTCGTGCGCGCCCTGCTCGAGGCGGGCGCCGACGCGAACCAGAAAGACTGGCTGGGCCGCACACCACTGATCATTGTCGCTGAGACCGACCACGCAGACCTGGTGCCGATGCTGGTCGGCGCCGGCGCGGACCTCGACGTCGAATATGCCGACTATCCTCTCCTGACCTACGCGGTGACATACGGCTATGCCGACGTAGTGCGAGCGTTGATCGAAGCGGGCGCTGACGTCAACGTCAAGGACCGCGCGGGCGGGACACCGCTCCACTCGACCCGCAGCCCCGCGATGGTGCGAATCCTGATTGAGGCCGGCGCCGACATCAATGCCAAGAACATTCGCGGCTTGACGCGGCTTTGGCTCGCGACCTTTACCGGGGAGGACGAGATCGCACAGATCCTGCGGGAGGCCGGGGCGGAGGAATGA
- a CDS encoding sulfatase, producing the protein MPLGFAWGAEAAKRRPNVIFFLVDDMGWMDSTVYGSRYYDTPNVERLARRGVRFTDAYAANPLCSPTRASIMTGKYPARLGITTPEGHLSPRPDEPVFPTEAPPHEQMLLPRSRRFLPLEEYTIAEAVRDAGYKTGFIGKWHMGQPARYWPPAQGFDVNIGGGPWPGPPSYHAPYRISTLSDGPPGEYITDRLTDEALKYIEENRGDPFLLCLWHYAVHAPYQYKEELTRQYLGRRDPRGKQNNPIMASMLKSMDDGLGRVLDKLDALDLTDDTIIILFSDNGGNEYDRVGPDQWLPTNNDPLRSGKGSIYEGGVRVPMLVNWPGVAEPGSQCSEVVSSIDFYPTILEMTGAAPRPGQILDGESLVPLLDRTGNLKREAIFCHMPHRIRPATGALNQPCTSVRKGKWKLIRFYETCEEFPNQYELYDLEHDIGETRNLAAERRDKVRELDALIDAFLEGTNAAVPMPNPAYDPAALAAADGWRPSRDCVLIRGKGALRIKSTGADPFIYTHDVPRVEGALTVRIRSRSTGAGEGFVFWGTEQARHFARERRVGFSPTHDRQWREYEVRFIAEQPLAALRIDPSTARGLVDLDRIELRREDGTAVKVWPFDR; encoded by the coding sequence ATGCCGCTCGGGTTCGCTTGGGGAGCAGAAGCGGCGAAGCGGAGGCCGAATGTCATCTTCTTCCTCGTCGATGACATGGGGTGGATGGACAGCACGGTCTACGGTAGTCGGTACTACGATACCCCGAACGTGGAACGGCTGGCCCGGCGCGGGGTGCGCTTCACCGACGCTTATGCCGCCAATCCCCTCTGCTCGCCGACGCGCGCGAGCATCATGACGGGAAAATACCCGGCCCGGCTCGGGATCACCACGCCCGAGGGGCATCTGTCTCCCAGGCCCGACGAGCCCGTCTTCCCCACCGAAGCGCCGCCCCACGAGCAGATGCTGCTGCCGCGCAGCAGGCGATTCCTACCGCTCGAGGAGTACACCATCGCCGAGGCGGTGCGCGACGCGGGCTACAAGACGGGCTTCATCGGCAAATGGCACATGGGTCAGCCGGCGAGGTATTGGCCCCCGGCGCAGGGCTTCGACGTCAACATCGGCGGCGGACCGTGGCCGGGCCCGCCCAGCTATCACGCGCCTTATCGGATCAGCACGCTCAGCGATGGCCCGCCCGGCGAGTACATCACGGACCGTCTCACCGACGAGGCGCTGAAGTACATCGAGGAGAACCGGGGCGACCCCTTCCTGCTCTGCTTGTGGCACTACGCGGTTCACGCGCCGTACCAGTACAAGGAGGAACTGACGAGGCAGTACTTGGGACGGCGGGATCCTCGCGGCAAGCAGAACAACCCGATCATGGCCTCGATGCTCAAGAGCATGGACGACGGCCTGGGCCGCGTGCTCGACAAGCTGGATGCCCTCGACCTCACCGACGACACGATCATCATTCTGTTCTCCGACAACGGCGGCAACGAGTACGACCGCGTCGGGCCGGATCAGTGGTTGCCGACCAATAACGATCCGCTGCGTTCCGGCAAAGGGTCGATCTACGAAGGCGGCGTGCGCGTGCCGATGTTGGTGAACTGGCCGGGCGTGGCTGAACCGGGGTCGCAGTGCTCGGAGGTCGTGAGCAGCATTGACTTCTATCCGACGATACTGGAGATGACGGGCGCCGCGCCCCGCCCGGGCCAGATTTTGGATGGAGAGAGCCTCGTGCCGCTGCTCGACCGCACCGGGAATCTCAAACGCGAGGCCATCTTCTGTCATATGCCGCATCGCATACGGCCCGCCACCGGCGCCTTGAATCAGCCCTGCACTTCCGTGCGCAAAGGCAAATGGAAGCTCATCCGCTTCTACGAGACGTGCGAGGAGTTCCCCAATCAGTACGAACTCTACGACCTCGAGCACGACATCGGTGAGACCCGCAACCTCGCCGCGGAGAGGCGGGATAAGGTGAGGGAACTCGATGCGCTGATTGATGCGTTCCTCGAGGGGACGAACGCCGCAGTCCCCATGCCGAACCCGGCCTACGATCCGGCCGCGCTGGCGGCGGCCGACGGCTGGCGTCCGTCGCGCGACTGCGTCCTCATCCGCGGCAAGGGAGCGCTGCGCATCAAGAGCACCGGCGCAGATCCGTTCATCTACACCCACGATGTGCCGCGCGTCGAAGGCGCGCTCACCGTGAGAATCCGGAGCCGGTCAACCGGGGCGGGGGAGGGGTTCGTGTTCTGGGGCACCGAGCAGGCGCGGCATTTCGCCCGCGAGCGCAGAGTGGGCTTCAGCCCGACCCACGACCGCCAGTGGCGGGAATACGAGGTGCGGTTCATCGCCGAGCAGCCGCTCGCGGCGCTCCGCATAGATCCGAGCACTGCGCGCGGCCTGGTTGACCTCGACCGCATTGAGTTGCGCAGGGAAGACGGGACGGCTGTGAAGGTGTGGCCGTTCGATCGCTGA
- a CDS encoding family 20 glycosylhydrolase, whose amino-acid sequence MALTLHWNPDGVAAELAHALRELATEYPLREGQGEPLLDFVHGAPGESLRVSRTGATIRIAYDTLSDSLRGVGAALAGLPEQGADLSEARSFTTLGIMLDCSRNAVMEVEHVRKWLRRLALFGYNMMMLYTEDTYELPDEPFFGFLRGGYSPDDLRAIDDYAARLGVEMVGCVQTLGHLQQILKWGAYSSVRDTSGILLAGEPATYALIRKMIACYAQSFRSRRIHIGMDEAHDLGRGRYLDLNGYRRPFDIFNEHLARVLDICGEHHVRPMIWSDMYFRMGSKTGDYYDKQAVIPAEVKAAIPAEVDFVYWDYYHADEQTYRDFIGMHRELGKEPVMGSGVWTWGSLWYDRQRTEANVPPCVEACRQEGIRELFFCLWGDDGAYCEFDSALAGIAFAAAQAFDEDGDAMRGRFQAICGIGYDEVLLGCELDKIPAAPILWDDPLLGLHWISSRARAPEFWPQALAHYRKLARKFSRYREQAEPVDMAHAALLAKYLAAKIDHRMKLEDAYFSRDRDAMEAVVRGAGRMIRLTETVTDSFRRQWLRRNRRPGLEVLEARLGGLRQRYAEVATALRELLSGASESILELDRGRAVPDDALAQCRARRYRSLISPSSIT is encoded by the coding sequence ATGGCGCTGACATTGCACTGGAACCCCGACGGGGTGGCGGCTGAGCTGGCGCACGCGCTAAGAGAGCTGGCAACGGAGTACCCGCTCCGGGAGGGACAAGGAGAGCCGCTCCTCGATTTCGTGCACGGCGCGCCCGGCGAGTCGCTGCGGGTTTCCCGCACGGGAGCGACGATTCGCATCGCCTATGACACTCTGTCCGACAGCTTGCGCGGCGTCGGTGCAGCACTGGCAGGCCTGCCGGAGCAGGGCGCCGACCTCTCCGAGGCCCGCTCTTTCACTACCCTGGGCATTATGCTGGACTGCTCGCGCAACGCCGTCATGGAGGTGGAGCACGTCCGGAAATGGCTGCGGCGCCTGGCACTGTTCGGCTACAACATGATGATGCTCTACACCGAGGATACCTACGAGTTGCCGGACGAACCATTCTTCGGCTTCCTCCGCGGCGGGTACTCACCGGACGACTTGCGGGCGATAGACGACTACGCGGCGCGCCTGGGGGTCGAGATGGTCGGCTGCGTTCAGACCCTCGGCCACCTCCAGCAGATCCTGAAGTGGGGCGCATACTCTAGCGTCCGCGATACGAGCGGCATTCTCCTCGCAGGGGAGCCGGCAACCTACGCGTTGATCCGCAAGATGATTGCCTGCTACGCGCAGAGCTTCCGCAGCCGGCGCATACACATCGGAATGGATGAGGCGCACGATCTCGGCCGCGGCCGCTACCTCGATCTCAACGGCTACCGCCGCCCTTTCGACATCTTCAACGAGCATCTCGCGCGGGTGCTCGACATCTGCGGCGAGCATCACGTCAGGCCGATGATCTGGTCCGACATGTACTTCCGCATGGGCAGCAAGACCGGCGACTACTACGACAAGCAGGCCGTCATCCCCGCGGAGGTGAAGGCGGCGATACCGGCGGAGGTGGACTTCGTGTACTGGGACTACTACCACGCCGACGAACAGACCTATCGCGACTTCATCGGGATGCACCGCGAGCTGGGCAAGGAGCCGGTGATGGGTTCGGGGGTGTGGACGTGGGGCTCGCTGTGGTATGATCGCCAGCGCACCGAGGCCAATGTTCCGCCGTGCGTCGAGGCGTGCCGGCAAGAAGGTATCCGAGAGCTGTTCTTCTGCCTATGGGGCGACGACGGCGCGTACTGCGAATTCGATTCGGCGCTCGCGGGAATCGCGTTCGCCGCGGCGCAGGCGTTCGACGAAGACGGGGATGCCATGCGCGGGCGCTTCCAGGCAATCTGCGGGATAGGATACGACGAGGTGCTCTTGGGATGCGAGTTGGACAAGATCCCGGCGGCGCCGATCCTGTGGGACGATCCACTCCTCGGCTTGCATTGGATCTCGAGCCGGGCGCGCGCCCCGGAATTCTGGCCGCAAGCGCTCGCGCACTACCGCAAGCTGGCGCGCAAGTTCAGCCGCTACCGCGAGCAGGCCGAGCCGGTGGACATGGCCCATGCGGCTCTGCTGGCGAAGTATCTCGCCGCGAAGATAGACCACAGGATGAAACTCGAGGACGCCTACTTCAGCCGCGACCGGGACGCCATGGAAGCGGTCGTCAGGGGCGCGGGCCGGATGATCCGACTCACCGAGACGGTTACGGATTCCTTCCGGCGGCAGTGGCTGCGACGGAATCGTCGGCCTGGCCTGGAGGTTCTGGAAGCGCGGCTGGGCGGCCTGCGCCAGAGGTATGCGGAAGTCGCGACGGCGCTGCGCGAGTTGCTGTCGGGAGCCAGTGAATCAATCCTCGAACTGGACCGCGGCCGGGCCGTTCCGGACGATGCACTGGCACAGTGCAGGGCGCGCCGCTATCGCAGCCTCATTTCCCCCTCCTCGATCACATGA
- a CDS encoding MBL fold metallo-hydrolase, with the protein MFETDAVKASAGELRITFVGHGTLMFTFGDTIIHVDPVSREADYGKMPKGDLILITHEHGDHLDPAAIAAVRQEGTTVVLTEKCAATVSGGTVMRNGDVRTVGDLRIEAVPAYNMVHKRPSGEPFHPRGDGNGYVITFGDTRVYVAGDTENVPEMNRLRDIAVAFLPMNLPYTMTPALVADAARAVRPKI; encoded by the coding sequence ATGTTCGAGACAGACGCTGTCAAGGCATCGGCGGGAGAGTTGAGAATCACGTTCGTGGGGCACGGCACGCTGATGTTCACCTTCGGAGATACGATCATCCACGTCGATCCCGTGTCGCGCGAAGCGGACTACGGCAAGATGCCGAAGGGCGACCTGATTCTCATCACTCACGAACACGGAGACCATCTCGATCCCGCCGCCATCGCCGCCGTACGGCAAGAGGGAACGACCGTCGTGCTTACCGAGAAATGCGCTGCGACCGTCTCGGGAGGCACTGTGATGAGGAACGGGGATGTCCGTACCGTGGGGGATCTCAGGATCGAGGCGGTTCCGGCCTACAATATGGTCCACAAGCGCCCTTCGGGTGAGCCTTTCCATCCGCGCGGGGACGGCAATGGCTACGTCATCACCTTCGGGGACACGCGCGTCTACGTCGCCGGCGACACGGAGAATGTCCCGGAGATGAACAGGCTCAGGGATATCGCGGTGGCGTTCCTGCCGATGAATCTCCCGTACACCATGACTCCCGCGCTGGTCGCGGACGCCGCGCGCGCGGTCCGGCCGAAGATC
- the rsmG gene encoding 16S rRNA (guanine(527)-N(7))-methyltransferase RsmG has translation MPLTDAQLHSFGLYLDTLLDWNQRINLTAITDPNEVAALHFLDSLTCLPAFSFDANACVLDVGSGAGFPGIPLAIARPDLKVTLLESVRKKRRFLEHVVASLDLPSVSVKCARAETAGRDPTMRDAFDVAVTRALAELSTAAELCLPLVKVGGIALVMKGPKADDEISRADDAIAILGGVLEFTRDFDLPTPSGSAQRVIIGLRKAGATPDKYPRAPGIPAKRPISIDRSKPCG, from the coding sequence GTGCCCCTTACTGATGCTCAACTCCACTCGTTCGGGCTCTATCTCGACACGCTGCTCGACTGGAACCAGCGCATCAACCTGACGGCGATTACCGATCCGAACGAGGTCGCAGCGCTCCACTTCCTCGACTCGCTCACGTGCCTGCCGGCTTTCTCCTTTGATGCAAACGCCTGTGTGCTTGATGTTGGCTCCGGGGCGGGATTTCCGGGCATTCCCCTCGCCATTGCCCGCCCCGATCTTAAGGTCACGCTCCTCGAATCGGTTCGCAAGAAGCGCCGATTCCTCGAACACGTCGTCGCCAGCCTCGACCTGCCGTCCGTCTCCGTGAAATGCGCGCGAGCGGAGACAGCCGGCCGCGATCCAACCATGCGCGACGCCTTCGACGTCGCCGTCACCCGCGCCCTTGCGGAACTGAGCACCGCAGCCGAGTTGTGTCTTCCCTTGGTCAAGGTCGGCGGCATTGCGTTGGTGATGAAAGGACCGAAGGCCGACGACGAGATCTCCCGCGCCGATGACGCCATCGCCATCCTTGGCGGTGTGCTCGAGTTCACACGTGACTTCGATCTGCCGACTCCATCCGGCTCAGCACAGCGCGTCATCATCGGTCTGCGAAAAGCTGGCGCAACGCCCGATAAGTACCCCCGTGCTCCAGGAATTCCCGCGAAACGCCCCATAAGCATTGACAGAAGCAAACCGTGCGGATAG
- a CDS encoding ParA family protein, whose translation MAQVTAILNQKGGVGKTTTAINLGACLAAEAKRVLVVDMDPQANCTSGLGVDASEGKTSYDIMSDNVGAAEAIRPTATERLFVVPSTIDLAGAEVELVAAIARESRLREALLPVLPEYDYVLLDTPPSLGLLTVNCLTSAHWVLIPIQCEYYALQGLAQLRRTVQLVERHLNPALRLMGVLLTMFDGRTRLSREVVDHVRSHFAERVFETVIPRSVRLSEAPSYGQPIIAYDPGSKGAEAYTQLAKEVIAIGDQAERPGVPDPGTGEGVA comes from the coding sequence TTGGCGCAAGTTACGGCGATCCTCAATCAAAAAGGCGGAGTCGGCAAGACTACCACGGCCATCAACCTTGGGGCCTGCCTGGCGGCGGAGGCCAAACGAGTCCTGGTAGTTGACATGGACCCCCAGGCGAACTGCACGAGCGGTCTCGGCGTCGACGCATCCGAGGGCAAGACCTCCTACGACATCATGTCGGACAACGTCGGCGCTGCGGAGGCCATCCGGCCGACGGCTACTGAGCGCCTCTTCGTCGTCCCTTCCACGATAGATCTCGCGGGTGCGGAGGTCGAACTGGTCGCGGCGATCGCGCGGGAGTCGCGACTGCGTGAGGCGCTGCTGCCGGTGTTGCCGGAGTACGACTACGTTCTGCTGGACACGCCGCCATCGCTCGGCCTGCTGACGGTGAACTGCCTCACCAGCGCCCACTGGGTGCTGATTCCGATCCAGTGCGAGTACTACGCGCTCCAGGGGCTTGCGCAGCTCCGCCGGACGGTACAGCTCGTCGAGCGGCATCTGAACCCCGCGCTGCGGCTCATGGGCGTTTTGCTCACGATGTTCGATGGCCGGACGCGGCTGTCGCGCGAGGTAGTGGACCATGTCCGCAGCCATTTCGCCGAGCGCGTATTTGAGACGGTTATTCCGCGGTCAGTGCGGTTGTCCGAGGCTCCGAGCTATGGGCAGCCGATCATCGCTTACGATCCGGGCTCGAAGGGCGCTGAGGCGTACACACAACTAGCGAAGGAAGTGATAGCAATTGGAGACCAAGCGGAGAGGCCTGGGGTCCCTGATCCCGGGACTGGAGAAGGGGTGGCCTGA
- a CDS encoding ParB/RepB/Spo0J family partition protein, protein METKRRGLGSLIPGLEKGWPEGGEGVQRVRVDEISANPYQPRRQHDHEKLAELADSMREHGVVQPLVVRPVDGGYQLVAGERRLLAAQQAGLSQVPVVVRECTDREMLELALIENLQREDINCIDAAYAYRRLMDEFGMTQEDVATRIAKSRPAVANTLRLLTLPDQVQESIMSGRITEGHGRALLALDDEGAIIALCERVERDGLSVRQTEEMARPKPPVEPVSRETSQKETQLDANMRLLQTRLRESLGTKVAIRPRGDAGAITIEYYSQEDLDRVSAYILREEM, encoded by the coding sequence TTGGAGACCAAGCGGAGAGGCCTGGGGTCCCTGATCCCGGGACTGGAGAAGGGGTGGCCTGAGGGCGGTGAGGGAGTTCAGCGGGTACGGGTGGACGAGATATCGGCGAACCCGTATCAGCCGCGTCGCCAGCACGACCACGAGAAGCTGGCGGAACTGGCGGATTCCATGCGAGAGCACGGGGTCGTTCAGCCCTTGGTGGTCCGGCCGGTGGACGGCGGCTACCAGCTCGTCGCGGGGGAGCGGCGCCTGCTGGCGGCCCAGCAGGCGGGACTGTCCCAGGTGCCCGTAGTCGTCCGGGAGTGCACCGACCGGGAGATGCTGGAGCTGGCGCTGATCGAGAACCTCCAGCGAGAGGACATCAACTGCATTGATGCGGCATATGCATATCGCCGGCTGATGGACGAATTCGGGATGACGCAGGAGGATGTCGCGACGCGGATTGCGAAGAGCCGGCCGGCGGTCGCGAACACCCTGCGGCTGCTGACGCTGCCGGATCAGGTGCAGGAAAGCATCATGTCGGGGCGGATCACCGAGGGCCACGGCCGGGCGCTTCTGGCGCTCGACGACGAAGGGGCCATAATCGCGCTGTGCGAGCGGGTGGAGCGAGATGGCCTATCGGTGCGCCAGACCGAGGAGATGGCGCGGCCAAAGCCGCCGGTCGAGCCTGTTTCACGTGAAACGTCTCAGAAGGAAACGCAACTCGATGCAAATATGCGTTTGCTCCAAACGCGCCTGCGGGAGTCCCTGGGTACCAAGGTCGCGATTCGCCCCCGCGGCGACGCCGGAGCCATTACCATCGAATACTATTCCCAGGAGGATCTCGACCGCGTTTCGGCGTACATCCTTCGTGAGGAAATGTAA
- the pdxS gene encoding pyridoxal 5'-phosphate synthase lyase subunit PdxS yields MEKSTWRTKVGLAEMLKGGVIMDVTNAEQAKIAEEAGAVAVMALERVPADIRAQGGVARMADPDKIKEIMTTVSIPVMAQCRIGHFVEAQVLEALGVDFVDESEVLTPADEQFHVDKHQFRVPFVCGCRDLGEALRRIGEGAAMIRTKGEAGSGNVVEAVRHMRLVAGGIRHLQSLRPEELMTEAKNLGAPYDLVVEVAQGGKLPVPNFAAGGVATPADAALMMHLGAEAVFVGSGVFKSKDPAARAKGIVDAVAHYDDPALIAEACAGLGEAMPGLDVSKLAEGDLLQTRGW; encoded by the coding sequence TTGGAGAAGTCAACGTGGAGGACGAAGGTCGGGCTGGCCGAGATGCTCAAGGGCGGCGTGATCATGGACGTCACCAACGCGGAGCAGGCCAAGATCGCGGAAGAGGCAGGCGCGGTCGCCGTGATGGCTCTCGAGCGTGTCCCGGCCGACATCAGGGCACAGGGCGGCGTCGCCCGCATGGCCGACCCCGACAAGATCAAGGAGATCATGACCACCGTCAGCATCCCCGTGATGGCGCAGTGCCGCATCGGCCACTTCGTCGAAGCGCAAGTGCTCGAGGCCTTGGGGGTGGACTTCGTTGACGAGAGCGAAGTGCTCACGCCGGCGGACGAGCAGTTCCACGTGGACAAGCACCAGTTCCGCGTACCGTTCGTGTGCGGCTGCCGGGATCTCGGCGAGGCGCTGCGGCGCATCGGTGAAGGGGCGGCGATGATCCGCACCAAGGGTGAAGCAGGCAGCGGCAACGTCGTCGAGGCGGTGCGACACATGAGGCTCGTCGCGGGCGGCATCCGTCACCTGCAGTCACTGCGGCCGGAGGAGCTGATGACCGAAGCGAAGAACCTTGGAGCGCCGTATGACCTCGTCGTCGAGGTCGCGCAGGGCGGCAAGCTGCCCGTACCCAACTTCGCCGCCGGCGGTGTTGCGACGCCCGCCGACGCGGCGCTCATGATGCATCTCGGGGCGGAGGCGGTGTTCGTCGGCTCAGGTGTTTTCAAGTCCAAGGATCCCGCGGCGCGCGCCAAGGGGATCGTCGACGCGGTCGCGCACTACGACGACCCCGCGTTGATCGCAGAGGCCTGCGCCGGGCTCGGTGAAGCTATGCCCGGGCTCGACGTCAGCAAGCTGGCCGAGGGCGACCTGCTTCAGACGAGGGGTTGGTAG